The segment CCTGGGCAGAGGGCAGAAAAGATGCTGTTCAACCAGCACAGTCATCATTCTGCAACTGCATCAAATCCCCATGGGCCAAAATTAGGTGTGAGACTTTGCAGAAAACATGTGATTTGCTTTAAATTCCTGAGTTTAGAAactaaaacaaagcaacaacaagAATAAACAGAGAACACTGGATTCCCCATATATGTCCCTATGCCTGAGCCTCAGAGAGAAGTTTCTCAAGGTCTTCTCCACTGagaaacaggaatatttttcctcaattGGCATGGGTCTGGTAACAAGAATTTTAGGCAATTGACCATGCAAGAGAGAGTGGTGTTTGCAAACAGGGAGACCCACTGGAAATGGCCTACTGAGATGGCAATGGCAGGGTACATTAATTTATCTCAGAGGCTTACCTTGCCCCACGGCACCAGTGAAGGGCAAAGATGGTCTTCCATTAAAACTGGCTTGGGCAATTGCTCCCCTCAGACTCCCTCCTGCAGTCTGGGGAAGTTCCTGAGAAGGGTGGAGAAACTTCATTGGCTGCTGGTTTGGTGGGCACTTTAATGGCCCTTGCAGGCTGGTGCCCTCCCACCATGCACAAGCTGGAGACCAAGAAAGCGTGCAAGGGAAAGCTCTTGAAGCATAGTAACACAGCCAAAAATAGAAGCTGTCATTGACACCCGTGTTTGTCAGCTTCGTGCTGGGCTGCTGAGGACGTGCTTGCTTTTGGCAAGTTGTCCAGGAAGAGCTGCCATCCATCTGGGATGCTGAGCACCGACACAGACTAAATAAGGAGGGGTACTCTGAAAGCAGCACATAATTAATGAGGGTGTGAAATGCCCTTGTCTGACTACGATCCGAGAGCACAGTGCCAGGGGCAACGCCACCCGGGCCCTCCATGTGTGCTGCTGATCATAAATCCTTGGCACTGGGGTCTTCATAGTGGGGGAATCCTTCAGCGCAGAGCTCTCTGGGGACCCCCACTCCAGTGCGGCAGCAGCCTGCCATGCTGTGCCCACACCAAGCAGTACCCCAAtcctcctgggagcagggacacccccgAAACCCCATCCCAGACTAAAATCATCCCGTGAAAAGCATGCCCCGGCCTAAAAGCATCCCATTGAAAAACCTGGCCCGGccccaaatcattccatgaaAAGCACATCCCAATCCCACAGCATCTCATGAAAAGCCCATCCCGACTCAAAAGTATCccggcacagccctgccagtgtCAAACCCCGATTCCCCAGCCCCGGGGGCACCCCCATTCCCACGCAGCCCCGGACACCCCCAGCAGGTccagccccgccgcgcccggAGCTGCCCTTCCCGGGCCGAACTACATCTCCCATCGGGGAGCGCCGGCCCGTGGGCCGGTCCGGGGCGGgagccggggcggggcgggcagcgcccAACCCCGGAACCGCGCTCAGCCCCGAGCCCGGAGCCCCCGGACCGGCAGACCCGGCCATGGCCCGGCGGTGCCGGTGAGTGAGCGGCTGCCGGGGCTGCGCTCGGGGCGGGGGGCACCAGCCCGGCTCGGGGGGTGCGGGCGGAGGCGGGCGAGGGGTCCCCCGAGCGCAGACCCCGGGCTGCGGCGTCGGCGATGGCTCGGGAAGGCCCGCGGGGAGCGGGGTGAAGGTGCTGAGCTTTGCCCGACCTCGGGGAGCGAGCCCTGCGCAGCCCGCCGTGCCGGGACCGTGCGGGCTCCGTGATGGGTGGGAGCCTGGCCGCCCAGAGAAGATGAGCGGAGCCGGGAGACGTGTCCACGGCATCACTTAAAAAGCGTAGCTTCAACTTTTGCCGCTTGATAAGGTGTTGGCAGTGAAAACTTTGCAGATGGGTATGGGCAGCTCattgtgctctgtgctgggttggGTTTGGAGTGGGTTTTGGGACAGCTCCACTATCACTGGCCATGGCAAGGAGCTGCCAAAGCTGTCAGAAAGCACCaatgctgcttctcctttcctcccttaCCACCTTGGGATGCTCTTGATGTCCAAGGGGCAaatgcctggcacagcagacaCCTACAGCCCAGTGGAGAGTGACGCTTGTGGGGTTGTATCTGCGTGACTGGATCTGCACATGGAAGAGCTGCAAGGGAGCACTTAAAGGGATTGGTGACTGCGTTTGGGCCAAGGTTGTCTGACTGTTGGATACAGATGCAAGTTCTGGGACTTGCTTCAACAGCCCAGCATCGTGAGCCATCCACAGCTctctggagctgccagagcctggaGTTTGATGGTGGCACGATGGCTGGAAAATCGACAGGGGTGTGTCAGAGGGATGTACTTAGGTTTCCGTTTCTCCCCCATATCGTGTTGTAGCGATTGGGTGTTGGGTGGGCTCAGGTTTCAGCCTGCATCAGCGTCCGAACGCTGAGCGCTCCCAAAGGGCTGAGTCAGCTCTTTGAAGAAAGAATCTGTGTGACCAAGTGGGGCACTAGGTCCCACCTGTGGGGTGGGAGGACAGGGATGAGCAGTGAGATTGACACCCACTTTGGGGAGAGGCTGTTGGAGTGATGGGGTAGTTGATGGCACACGTCTGATGCCAGCCAGAGATGGGCTGGGGGCAACAGATAGTGGCAAAGACATCAAAATCCTTGTGGCTGTGTATCTTACATGGCAAAAGTGGCAAATGAGATAAGCTAATAGCACCAGTATTTGGTGTTCTGCTTTTGCCACTGTTGGGCACAAGATCTGATGGCCCTGCAGGTGCCAAGAAGCTGATTGCTGGGCTCAGGGTTACTCCATAGACCACAATTTCAGAGCCaggctccctccctccagctccccagagcctgtGGGACTTCTCCAAGGTGGACAGGGACACGTTCTTAAagggagagccctggagctttCTCTCCTTCTTGTCCAACGTGCTTTGATACAAGTGGACCAGAAGGactcattttgttttaaagtctCCACAAATCTTTGTGGCTCAGATAAATTCAGGCTCCCTAATGTGCCTCcaggcagggaaaagcaaaagcctCTGGTCATGATTTAGTCATAAGACGAAATCACCATGAGCTGTGTTAAAGTGAAAACCCAGCCTCTTAAACTTCATCTTGGTAATTAGCACGGGGTGAAGAACAAAGAAAGAGGATTTTGTAAAGGGAAATTGTCAGGGgtgttaaatattttgtctgctGCCAGAATTGGATCCCAGTGGCTGCTTTGTATTCGTGGTTGAACACTGGATGAGGTGACTAAATGGGTTTGGAGCATCACTTGACATTGAAAACTTTAAAGGACAAAACTGGGCTGCAAAGTCACGATTCCTGTAATAAAGGTGAACGTATTaaaggctgggcagggctgatgCCACAGCTTCAACTCCTCTTGCAGACAGAGCAAGGTGCTGGCAGCCTGTCTGCGCTTTGCAGATGAGCTCTTTATTCCCATGGCCAccttggatttggggtttatccTCCCAGTGCCCAGTGCTGTTTAATCCTATCTTACaaaccagccagcagcagtggggcgCAGCTTGTTTCTTTTCACACAAGTCAGCCTCATTACTCTCCTCTGGATCATGACTCTGCTTAAAATCACAAGATTTGGGGGAGAAagcaaaaaccaccccaaaccctctattggatttgggagggttttttccGTTTTGCTTTCTGACTGTGGCGCTGCTATGAGTGCGGGGAGGGGATGCGCCTCTGCCGGCCCTTCCCGCTCACCTGGCAGGGAGGTGCGATGCCAGCCCGGATCCCGCCTCTCcgggagctggagctggtgggagCAGCGCCCGTGTGCGGCCGCCCCTCCCGGCCGGGCTCCGCTCGCCTCGGCGCACCCCGGCCGGAGGGTTGGCTGGTCACGCATCCGTCACGGAGCTGAGAAAACACGGCCGTGACGGTGACGTGCTggtcccctcctcctgcccgcGGGCACCCGCTGCTCCCGGAGCGCCCGGCTCGGAGCACCGGAACGCCCCGCGCCATGAAGAGGATGGAGCTGCCGGGGACGCGGAGAGGTAGCGCTGCTCCTTTCTTATGAGCTTAAAAAGACATCTGTGGTGGAGCCGGGCGGCaggcagggacccccaggaaGCCATGGCCAGGTAAGCACTGGGGCGCCGTGCCCCGGAGGGATGAGGTGCCTCCTGCATgggcctccagcagcagagtcGGGGGGGAGTTTGCAGCAGCCCTGACAGCAGGGGTCTGTCGCTTTGCAGGAGGGGCAAAGAGTCCCCCCGTGTGCAGGAGCCCCTCAGGCCGGGCAgtgtgtccatccctgctctggccacAGCAAGGACGGTGAAGGTGAGGGGTCCTCTGGGGCCCCGTGTtctgctggctgtccctgcagaggcagagctgctgccctgactCAGGGACTGGGTGTCTGTGCCACACACATGCCCCACAAGGTGGCTTGAGTACTGCAGGGGTAAACCAAGATCCCCAGAGTGATCCAGCTGAGTATTTGGGGGAATCCACAGGATTAGGGGAGAATCAGTGCCTCTGATCCATGTGGAATCAGGGTatgtgaggagcagcccagTGCCCTGTGCCCGTGTTGTCACCAAGGTGCCCCCGCTTGTCCCACCTGCTCCCATCAGCACcaagcaggaggagcagtgatTTCACCCTATTTGACTCCAAAAAGTCCTCCAGAGAACTCTGGTGCtttgctgcagagccctccAAGGGAAATTAAACCCCCAGGACGGGCTTGTTTATCCCCTGTGTCGGGTGTGCAAAGTCCCTTTGTCAGGGCAGATTCCCTGCAGGCAGTTCCAGACTGGGCACGTGGAGGCTTTTTTTGCTCCCACAGCTCTTTTGCAGAGAAGGCGTTCCTCCCTTAACTTGCTGTCCTAATTCCCTGCACTTGTGTGGGGTTGGAGATGCCTCCTGGTAAAATCTGCAGTGTTTCTGTACTATTTCCTGAGCTCGACTCTTGCCAAGATGTTTGGGGAGGAGGCGGCAGCACCTTGCAGTGGAAGAGGGAGGGTTTCCTGGCATCCCAGCGTGGGAAATGggtgtgtgtccccagcaggagcttGGCCCCCAGCATGGTTCAGACCTGACCCTGCCAGGGCAATAGAGACCAGTTGTATGTTATTGACCCTCTTTAAATGAATGTCCTAATTGCAGAGTGGCTGGGGTTAGTGGTGCTGTGGGTCTCCCAGCCCGCGGTTAGCAGTGGTGTTGGTAAAAATAGAAGCGGtcaaaaaatggatttttatttttactccaTAAAGTGTGTCCTGCTCAGATGTTTTGCTTTCATCTCGAGTTGAGGCAAAGCGACTCACTGCTTccacagaacacagagaaaaagctttgttttgggTCAGCTGGgaagctccagcacagcaagcTGCAAACATGCTGTTTGACTTTGACACTCTCCCTTCtcgttttctttttttttgtttgtttttttgaggAGTTAAAGGTCACCACAATGTCATCTTGGAGCAAAATAACAAGTTAGcattacacaaaaaaaaaaaaaaaattgttgaaaCAGGCAGTGCATGAGCAGGCAcctctgtgggctgcagcttGTGAGTGAGAGGCAGAAGGCGTCTCCAGGGATCCTGGGAGACTTAGCTCTCACCTGGGACAGAGCCAAATCTCCCACTGAAGGATGTACACTCTgttaacaaggaaaaaaatacagggcAGAGAGCAAGATTGTTTTTGGAGACATCCTTGGCCCATCACTGTGCTGGGTGATGCCTGCAAACACCGTTCTCAGCATCTTTGTTGAAATGGTGTCCAAATGGGCAATGTCCATCAGCAGCCACAGGGTTTGACCCTGGCCCAGCCACAGCAGTCAGAGCAGGATTAAATCCACCAGCTCAATCATCCAGCTTGCACATCCCTCTGAGGCAGATCGGTGTCCAAGGGACTCAAGAGGCTGCAAAGcctttcttaaaaaacacaATTTCTCTACTGACAGTGGCAGTGATGGCTCCCTCATGTGTGCCATGAGCTCCAGTCCATGGTgggggggagggaaagaaagaaacagccAAAAATAGAGCAGCTTCGAAGAAGTTCATAAATAATAAACCACCTTCCTGAAAGGGAGATAAAAATCCAGAAACTCCTTGAAGCCGTGGGGGCTGCTGTCAATTTTAGAtggagccacagcagcagtATCAGATACTTCTTGGGCTTAAAACCCTGAATGagaattggaaaagaaaacactatTTTACCCtctttttttgtaaagaaaatgtgaaaacttcaaaaaattattttccaaaataatttgcaaGTCCTGCTTGGTGGAGggtgcattttattttttcccaccttGAGCTTTGCAGTCCCTAGATAAGGCACAAGTGAGACACAGGTGTGCCTCCAGAGTCacaggtatttattttcatgtcccTCTCCCTCTGGGATCCCCAAACCTGCCAGTGCTGGTGAGGGCTTGTTTGGGCCCAGCGTACCTGTCTGTATTTCCAGAAGCATCCTGCTGCTTTGTGGCTTCACTCAGCTTTGCTAGTTTTGGCCAAGGTCCTTCTGCAAACCCTCCTTCCCCAccatccctgggacagccctgtgctgcttctgGTTCACCTTAAAGCCAAGGAAGAGTTGAGGCAGGGATTCAGGTTTATCCCAAACACAGCCTCATCCCACCATCACTTCCTCCCTGCCTTTATTGCCCAATTttggctgggctcagctggccTTGCATCACAAATACTGTGTGGGTGAGAGCCCCGTTTTCCTTGGGGGAGGCAGGATCCAGCGCTGGGTGACACAGTTGGAGTGGCTGGAGCTGTCCCCATCCCGTGActgagctccctgctggcaAGTGAGGGCTCTGTGGGAGTTGGCTGTGGGACAAGTTGTTTGACTAAACCTATCGCCTGTTCAGGCTAATCACTTCCTAATGCCTCTATAATCCCATTTAAAGCAACTGGCTGTCTAGAAAGTTACTGGCTCCCTGTGGAAGGTTAGAATGACCCATCTGGCCACACAGAAAGTTCCTCCAACTGCAAGGTCTTGTCCAATACGTGCTTCAAGATGGATATAAGCACAGAATGTTTTGTTGAGCCTGTGCATAGATGTTGCTGTGGGTTTACACATGGCCATCACTGTAGTGGAGCAATAAAGCTTAGGTGGCATTCAGGACCTCTTTCTGCTTTACTTTTCTTGGGGAGAAAGATCTGTTGAGGCACAGGATCCACTTGTTCTGGATTGCCATGCCTGTGGCAGGAAGTGTTCTGTAATTCATTTTggatctttttcttcctttttgttaaGGAAAAAGCCAACCTCATAAGAGGGAGTCTCTGCAACTGGTTTCATTTGTGCCcaaaaagaggttttttccGCTCTGGTttgcccacagccagcagctttacagccccagagcctggggaggaggtggCTGTGTTTGCTGGCACCAGGCAGATATCAGGCAGCTGGtctgcagctttgcagctcctctccctcccctgctcctcctgcagctgtgtttgtttcttGCTCTCCCATGTCCTTACTTTACTTTTCCCCCCTGGATCCTGGCGTTATGCTTGGCggagcccagccaggccctggcCAAGGAAAAGCCATTAGGCTCTTGGCACAGCCCACTTCCCgggggccgggcaggggggAGTGGGATGGAGCTGAAACACAGCCTGGAGCCTTGCTGGATGGCGGAAGGGCCCTTTGGGCCACTGCTCACTTCCTGCAAGGTtagtttttcttccagaaaagctGGAAGCTCTTTTCCACCCAGAACTGCTGTAAAGCTCTGAGCACATGGCAGAAGCCAGCCATTCTGTGCTACTCACTTCACCCCCTAcatgcaccccaaaaccagacaTGAGCCACCTGTACCCCAACCCCATTTGGCTCTCTGTGAGCTGTGGAGAAGCAGGGATTTACTCACCTTCAGTGCAAAGCATCACCCAAGTGAAGCAGTTGGGACATGCTTAGGACAAGAAAGGGATGTTGCTGCAGATTAATTAAATCTGCCAGGGAGGCAATATGATTAAAATTAGGATTGGCTGCATGGAATTCATTACATGGTGTCTTTTATAGCTCTTAGTTATCCCTTTCTCTTAAGGACACTCTCAGTGGGCTGATCTGGCTCCTGTTCAGCCTCCTTCTACCACTCAGTCTCTACTCCTGACTCACTGAAGGTGTtcccaacaacaaaaagccattAAATATGGGGATGATTTGGTCCTTGTTGCCCTGGGGTTGTTCCTCGTGTCGGGCTCAGGCTGTTCTCTGCATGTGTTGTCTTGCCCAGAGTAATTGGAGATGATGTCTGGTACTTGGAACACAGCACCTGGCAAGTCACAGATGGGCAGAGGAGGCCGGGTGGAGCAAGTGCATGACATGCTGTCCCTGGATTCAGAGGTTCTCTCAGACTAATTATATCCTCTCCTTTTGCAGAGATGGGTGTTCTGGGACGCAGTGGAGGTGGGAGCTCTCCTAGCAATCCAGTGTCTTCGCCTGACAACCCCAAGTGTGCTTCCTTCCCACTCCACTGGAGAAAGCTCTAGGGAAAGCGCAGCACCATGTACACCTTCCTGCCAGAGAACTTCACGCCAGTGAAGCAGAAGCCTTCCAAGGAGCTGAGGCCGATGCTGGGTGCCATCCTGCTGGGCCTCATCCTGTTCATTGCAGCAGTGGTGGCCTGGTGCTACTACACGGTGTCCCTGCGGAAGGCGGAGCGGCTCAAGACGGAGCTGATGGACCTGCGGGCGGACGGCTTCGTCATCCGCAACCAGCACGGCGAGGTGGTGTTCCGGCTGGCCTTCCGCTCGGGCAGCCTGGACCTGGAGTCGTGCTCCAAGGAGGGCGAGATCCTGAGCTGCTCGCGCTCGAGCCGGGGCCCGCTCAACTTCTTCATCCAGACGGTGAAGCCCAAGGACACGGTGATGTGCTACCGCGTGCGCTGGGAGGAGCTGGCGGCCGGCCCGGCCGTGGAGCACACCATGTTCTGGGAGGACGCCCACTGGTACGGGGGCTCGGAGATGAGCATCCAGCACTGGCCCATCCGCCTGGCCGGCTACCAGGAGCCCGTGCCCTACGTGACCAGCGACGTCTACTCCTTCCGCGACAGCTTTGGCGGCATCCTCGAGCGCTACTGGCTCTCCTCCAAGGCGGCGGCCATCAAGATCAACGACTCCGTGCCCTTCCACCTGGGCTTCAACGCCACCGAGCGCGCCCTCTTCTTCCAGGCCCGCTACAAGGACTCGCCCTACAAGCCCCCACCGGGCCAGCAGCCCTTCCCCGAGCTCAGCTACCGCGTCTGCGTGGGCTCCGACATCACCTCCATCCACAAGTACATGGTGCGCAGGTACTTCAACAAGCCCTCCAAGATCCCTGCTGAGAACGCCTTCCGGTACCCCATATGGTCCACATGGGCCCTTTACAAGAATGATATCGACCAGGATAAACTCTTGCGGTTTGCTGAAAAGATCAAGAAGTACCATTTTAACTGCAGCCACATAGAGATCGATGACATGTACACCCAGGCCTACGGAGACTTTGACTTTGACCCTGTCAAGTTCCCCAACGTAACAGAGATGTTTGCAAAGCTGAGGGAAGATGGCTTTAAGGTCACTCTGTGGACTCACCCTTTCATAAATTACAATTCCTCCAATTTTGGTGTGGGGATTGAGCGTCAGCTGTTCATCAAGGAGCCCTCGGGGCGGCTGCCAGCCATGGTGGAGTGGTGGAACGGCATTGGGGCCATCCTGGACTTCACCAACCCAGCAGCCCGTGACTGGTTCCAGAGCCACCTGCGCCAGCTGCGGCACAAGTACGGCATCTCATCCTTCAAGTTTGACGCGGGCGAGACCAGCTACCTGCCCAAGCAGTTCAGCACCTTCCGCCCGCTGTCGGACCCCAGCATCTGGTCCCGGCGCTACACGGAGATGGCCATCCCCTTCTACGAGCTGGCCGAGGTGCGCGTGGGCTACCAGTCACAGAACATCTCCTGCTTCTTCCGCATCATTGACCGCGACTCTGTCTGGGGCTATGAGCTCGGCCTCAAGTCCCTCATCCCCACTGTCCTCACCATCAGCATGCTGGGGTACCCCTTCATATCTGCTGACATGATAGGAGGCAATTTCTTCCCCAATAAAACCAATGGGGCGGTGGAGATCCCCAACCGGGAGCTGTACGTGCGCTGGCTGGAGCTGTCGGCCTTCATGCCCTCCATGCAGTTCTCCATCCCGCCCTGGCTCTACGACAAGGAGGTGGTGGAGATCGCCCAGAAGTTCACGCAGCTCCACGAGTCCCTGGTGGCCccgctgctgctggagctggcgGGGGAGGTCACTGACACGGGCGACCCCATCATCCGTCCCATCTGGTGGATCTCGCCCCGCGACGAGGCCACTCACCGCATCGACTCCCAGTTCCTCATTGGGGACACCCTGATGGTGGCTCCTGTGCTGGAGATGGGCAAGCAGGAGCGCGATGTCTACCTGCCAGCGGGCAAGTGGCGCAGCTACAAGGGGGAGCTGTTTGAGAAGACCCCGGTGCTGCTCACCGACTATCCCGTTGACCTGGACGAAGTTGCCTATTTCCTCTGGGTTTCCTAACAGGCTTCTTAATCAGCTTTGGAATAACCATGCCTTACCTAGGACTTTCTAACAAATAATAACTCTAATTGCACATTTCATTTGAGACTGGGGTGGAGGAAGGGAACTAAATTGACTTCACCGTTCTTGgggatattattttttatttggagattgatcttcatttttttaatttggatcTGGTGGTAGGCTCTGATTGGATTACAGTAGGCAGCAATTTATCTGTTTAGGTCAGAAAGGAGTTGTCAGTCTGTCTGCAGACATGTGGTATACCCATTAGCTTTTCAGTTCTCAAGGATTTCAGGAGTTGGAAGTTGCCTAGTGCCAGTGGGGAGCATTCCTAGTCTTGTGGGAGCACCTGGCAGTGGGTATGGGGGTGTATGCTGTGGGAGGATTGCTACAGCACAGCCTACCATAAGTTTTTTAATATGGCAAATATATTCaaatggatatttttaagaGCATAAAGCAAAATAGagttacatatatataaatatatatatacacacctattttttcccctttttgccTGGCATGGCGCTGAACTAACAATTGCCCCATACTCACGCTTTCCTGGGTACCAGGCAGGCCAGGTCACTCAAGTGATGTCCATGTGTTTTAACTGAATGGGTCGCTTAtttcctgctgggacagctgcaTCCCACCTGCTCACCCATTTGACTTCCTCTACAAGGCTCTTGCCTGTCTGTTTTGCCCGGGGCATCAACATTGCCTTTCCCGGAGTAGCACCGCCTCTACCAGCATGTCCCATTTTTTAAAGCCCGTATGACCCCACTTGGTTACATTATTATCCTGCTGATTCCatcctttttggtttttaaggACAGATGAGGTTTGTTGCTGGCAGaagggctgcctggagcagagctgtccccagacACTGTGTGGGAACAGCCGGTTCCTGCGAGCAGCACGTGCCATGGACTGACAGCGCCGTTTGCCGATAGCCTGTGGGTGGAAAACACCAGCTCTGCTAAGTGATGggtctgtgccagtgcctgtTCTCACTGCACCCACGGAAATGTTCTCATGTAACGCGAAGTTAAGCTAATACCCATCTCAGGTCACCATTAGAGGTGATGATTTTGTTGAGAGTTTTCCTGAGTCagccctcctctctccctgggAGAGTCCTGGGGAGCTTTCTCAGGCAGTGTTGGTGTTGCTGGGGGTGGGATTGCTGTCAGAGGCTCCTGGAGGGTGTGTGGGGTGATCTCATCCTGCACCCCAggtccccagcagctgcctctttgGCAGATTTCCCATTGGTTTTGTACAGGAAAATGCATTTACAGAGACCCGAGGCAGGGCCAACAGGATTGAAGTCTTCCCGACGGCaagaattcccagctctgtcccagctggaaCATGTGTCAACCCCTGAATTTTTAATGAGCTTCTGCAGAACTGAATTGTGATGGCTGGGAAGTGTTGGGCACCTTGCCCAGGCTACAgccagccagggacagctcagcaTCTGTGGGGCTTCTCCTGGAATTGTGTCTGGGCTGAGCATGGGTCTGGCAGGAGTCGGCCATGCGGGGAGATGGTGCATGTTTTGGGTAGGGTTGGGTACCATGAGGATCTTTCTCAAAGCCCATCTCCAGCCACAGAGCTTTTCAGGAGGCAGAAAAGGAGATGCACTAAGTTTGGGGGTTGTGATGGGGTGCTGGAGGAGAAATTTCGGTGTTAGGGGCaaaatctgaaatgcttttgTAGTTAGGAAGTGAGGAGGTCTGATTTCATGGACTCCCTTAAGACCTGAATCTGCTCTGTATAATTTAATCCCAAAGTGAGATGTAGGGCAGCCTTACAGGTCCCTGGCCAGCTGGAGCACAAGCATTTCCTGAAGTCTGTTTGTTTCTCAGGCTTTTAATTCTGAAGGACTGAAGTTTCTTCTCTGCCACTGGTGCAGATAATGGTGATGTTACAAGTTACAGAAACCCTCTGTCAAGGAATTAATCCTGGAACCTCGGTGTCACCCATCAGAGCACTGGCAGGACTTGGCCCTTGCTTGCAGGGTGATGTTGAAGGTGAGGAGATGAGACTGGCCTAAGCCTTTAAGAAGGGCCAAGTATGGAGGGAGCTTCTGCAGCCCTAGAAATGCATGAAGACCGAGCTTTGAGGGgctccagctcttccctttcACCCTTTGCTCATTAAATACTTGTCATCCCTTGGCATGGGAGTCATTATGATGCCTTAAGaggctacctagaacagaggctagacagtaTTAATGGAAtagttatttattaaaaggccttcaaaggatacactTTGTGCAGTACAAGGTCC is part of the Camarhynchus parvulus chromosome Z, STF_HiC, whole genome shotgun sequence genome and harbors:
- the LOC115915713 gene encoding myogenesis-regulating glycosidase-like, with product MYTFLPENFTPVKQKPSKELRPMLGAILLGLILFIAAVVAWCYYTVSLRKAERLKTELMDLRADGFVIRNQHGEVVFRLAFRSGSLDLESCSKEGEILSCSRSSRGPLNFFIQTVKPKDTVMCYRVRWEELAAGPAVEHTMFWEDAHWYGGSEMSIQHWPIRLAGYQEPVPYVTSDVYSFRDSFGGILERYWLSSKAAAIKINDSVPFHLGFNATERALFFQARYKDSPYKPPPGQQPFPELSYRVCVGSDITSIHKYMVRRYFNKPSKIPAENAFRYPIWSTWALYKNDIDQDKLLRFAEKIKKYHFNCSHIEIDDMYTQAYGDFDFDPVKFPNVTEMFAKLREDGFKVTLWTHPFINYNSSNFGVGIERQLFIKEPSGRLPAMVEWWNGIGAILDFTNPAARDWFQSHLRQLRHKYGISSFKFDAGETSYLPKQFSTFRPLSDPSIWSRRYTEMAIPFYELAEVRVGYQSQNISCFFRIIDRDSVWGYELGLKSLIPTVLTISMLGYPFISADMIGGNFFPNKTNGAVEIPNRELYVRWLELSAFMPSMQFSIPPWLYDKEVVEIAQKFTQLHESLVAPLLLELAGEVTDTGDPIIRPIWWISPRDEATHRIDSQFLIGDTLMVAPVLEMGKQERDVYLPAGKWRSYKGELFEKTPVLLTDYPVDLDEVAYFLWVS